In the genome of Ignavibacteria bacterium, one region contains:
- a CDS encoding YpdA family putative bacillithiol disulfide reductase, whose translation MPSKKIYDVVIIGAGPIGLACAIEAKKNNLNYVIIEKGCVVNSIFHFPTNMTFFSTSEKIEIGGVPFVSHDVKPTRREALDYYSRVAGAYELNIHTDERVLELNGKYPKFNVITSLRSYTTKTIIIAIGFYDNPNLLNVPGEELPKVKHYFDEAHPYAYKDVAVIGGGNSAVDVALETFRKNANVTLIVREADIKPSVKYWVRPDIENRIKEGSIKSFFHTKVLEITPKFLVLEQKLPKQKAKIFKIKNDYTFSMTGYHPNFSLLTCIGINVKNGKPKMDKYFQSNVKGVYTAGVVCGGMETDKFFIENSRDHASRIFTSLIKQLKKK comes from the coding sequence CTCGCCTGCGCAATAGAAGCAAAAAAAAATAATCTCAATTATGTTATAATAGAAAAAGGATGCGTAGTGAATTCCATCTTTCACTTCCCCACCAACATGACTTTTTTCTCGACATCTGAGAAAATCGAAATCGGAGGAGTGCCGTTTGTATCTCACGACGTAAAACCGACCCGACGCGAAGCTCTTGATTACTACTCTCGCGTTGCAGGAGCATATGAACTTAATATTCACACAGACGAGCGTGTACTCGAACTCAATGGCAAATACCCAAAGTTCAATGTTATAACCTCGCTTCGTTCTTATACAACAAAAACAATCATCATCGCAATCGGCTTTTATGACAATCCAAACTTGCTCAACGTTCCCGGCGAGGAGCTTCCGAAAGTAAAACACTACTTTGATGAAGCCCATCCGTATGCTTATAAAGACGTAGCTGTTATCGGCGGAGGAAATTCTGCTGTCGATGTTGCGCTCGAAACATTTCGCAAGAATGCAAACGTTACTCTTATCGTTCGCGAAGCCGACATAAAGCCAAGCGTAAAATATTGGGTTCGTCCCGACATCGAAAACCGCATCAAAGAAGGTTCGATAAAATCTTTTTTTCATACCAAAGTTCTTGAAATCACTCCGAAGTTTTTAGTCCTCGAACAAAAACTTCCGAAGCAGAAAGCAAAAATTTTCAAAATCAAAAACGATTACACTTTCTCGATGACGGGCTATCACCCGAACTTCTCTCTCCTTACCTGTATCGGCATCAACGTGAAAAACGGTAAGCCGAAAATGGATAAATATTTTCAATCCAACGTCAAAGGAGTTTACACCGCGGGTGTTGTCTGCGGCGGAATGGAAACAGATAAATTCTTTATCGAAAACTCCCGCGACCACGCCTCCCGCATCTTCACAAGCCTAATAAAACAACTTAAAAAGAAATAA